One genomic region from Quercus robur chromosome 4, dhQueRobu3.1, whole genome shotgun sequence encodes:
- the LOC126724344 gene encoding uncharacterized protein LOC126724344: MTDEDVAACYDMSLKDFEHSGVHDLFKGMSKFIAASRQATKLDKTRILLETRIQEVKDESKKWTEVAATAKNDAKELQNYVEELKTDAIEKDTHLDHLQKRNDELSTLLEKAKGDAVAKFKASKEFTDLMDTNYAARFEDFRMDAMENFLEVDFSSIKLNLGGAATSSLFQTSSVDINIEDNATTQTNQNDPNADAPK, from the exons ATGACAGACGAGGACGTGGCCGCATGCTATGACATGTCTTTGAAGGACTTTGAGCACTCTGGTGTTCATGATCTTTTCAAG GGAATGTCTAAGTTCATTGCCGCGTCAAGGCAGGCAACAAAGCTGGACAAGACGAGGATCCTGCTGGAGACAAGGATCCAGGAGGTTAAGGATGAGAGCAAGAAGTGGACTGAGGTGGCGGCAACAGCCAAGAACGATGCTAAAGAGCTGCAAAACTATGTCGAGGAGCTGAAGACTGATGCCATAGAGAAGGATACTCATCTTGATCACCTTCAAAAGAGGAATGATGAGTTGAGTACCCTTCTTGAAAAAGCCAAGGGAGATGCAGTTGCAAAGTTTAAGGCATCCAAAGAATTCACTGACTTGATGGACACCAACTATGCAGCTAGGTTTGAAGACTTCAGGATGGACGCTATGGAAAACTTCCTTGAAGTTGACTTTAGCTCCATCAAACTCAACCTTGGTGGTGCTGCTACAAGCTCCCTCTTTCAAACAAGCTCAGTGGATATCAACATTGAAGACAATGCCACCACCCAGACAAACCAGAACGATCCCAATGCTGATGCCCCCAAGTGA